Proteins encoded together in one Microplitis mediator isolate UGA2020A chromosome 7, iyMicMedi2.1, whole genome shotgun sequence window:
- the LOC130671746 gene encoding guanine nucleotide exchange factor subunit Rich has translation MFFPIGWPRVLNPSEPDEINAIVCNRDKILFAILTRDTLSIWYCKPCVPIVFNRRTKDSIEKYGENLLVQWKPDSSMLTIATCDSYLLFYRLSDSGGDNHGLYEQKDSPVSSLRRDSAELFIKEVIPSLVLTFVIPVWIDGGISSLVCIRDELMVATKTSIIIRQRWEGSTNRDYSLDLKRIPFSVDQQISTVAVPITDNNIYVTDIEYSPLVGGFAIVLSNGKAAFLTAQSLKFDPNQVQGIWAKDLDDATCAAVNHKYRLIAFGCKNSHGVVYYVDETTGSLEVSHTLCLSSKDYPGKPGSVTCLRWTPDSCAIALAWDTGGLAIWSTFGALLLCTLKWDYGLHVDLTRDNPLCVHTMEWSAEGYQLWMLRESPNCLSIKQENNVNQLSDNQKCSLVQLDFVKSPLTVNPCMGHHGHLYLQGEDRLYLNLGGVATDTPSFHLGNDISNDTTCQTLAGSKQWLVVPIPSVYSGSNWPIRYTAIDNEGQNIAVAGRTGLAHYSLSSRKWKLFGNESQEKDFIVTGGILWHRGFMIASSYSIIEDKDEIRIYPRDTRLDNNYVKSIRMPSQVLLVNTMKDKLVTFCANAQVSIFDMTLEGIEGVGTIELTRTQIVDIGGLCVHPACVVSATLTTIRAETAGSHPHPESLILNVSGKLLMVQREYCTDDNTQVLFTCGSPNVLASCVENFWVPWQSIRDKPHLTEALWLFCGAHGMRVWLPLFPRNHQDNAHTFMSKRIMLPFDLKIYPLAILFEDAIILGAENDTVLYTSDSNSPFSLPFSLLELTSQVYLHKILGQLIHRNLGYHAWEIARSCVSLPYFSHSLELLLHEVLEEEATSKEPLPDAQLPSVVEFIREFPGVWARAVVQCARKTEIALWPYLFSVAGSPKQLLQDCLQRQQLDTAASYLIILQNLEPSSVSRQHATLLLDAALEQGRWELSRDLVRFLRAIDPNDVESPRTSWGGTASSKLSSGPPPTPSVSPHEEDLSLVLGTMQVSRSRSYSTTVNPKLQYNNDIINKDHPPPPSSMLEKTRNAVLRRKKSVPNIKTEKNINNINNNNKESSAEEFFIDVILQRHARRLLSARRLADLGHFAARLDFHLVTWLARERERAAKIDDFVVALKAVHEDFSFPYPTLSLSNIEKLRRPSQTMSTRSRSIEYTENDTQTTTTFTNNININNNNISALTTTTTDLPADSGYTSLPSVRPLYGGLMSSVSATILETQFPIVETKLTPRVHHDTTSVLSDTSTIWRDDVDSIVGTCWVSNDTIEPTEIINSTSLCGPTSRAQIQVRYLLQLFLEAGCVGWAAVLTTMLKDASAMARTIRAAHAPMQTLDSIINLRDGILTLTKWSQSECLGYRAFVSGIQSQTSLLNRLIVVKQQQQQQQQQQQQQQLQQQQQLIQQQEQHVRHQTEQDIVDSRSSSPTPSFGSNQRANISRSRHSSVSHASTAAVASTIDATTTTTSPTITVPEDKKFLDNKVFSSTSKETNRVGSNYENIDNDPQQQSTCVIS, from the exons atgTTCTTCCCAATTGGTTGGCCAAGGGTTTTAAATCCATCAGAGCCTGATGAAATAAATGCAATTGTATGTAACagagataaaatattatttgctATTTTAACAAGGGATACATTGTCAATTTGGTATTGTAAA cctTGCGTtccaattgtttttaatagaCGTACCAAAGattctattgaaaaatatggtgaaaatttattggtacAGTGGAAACCTGATTCCAGTATGTTAACAATTGCG ACTTGTGATAGTTATTTACTGTTTTATCGATTATCTGACAGTGGAGGTGATAATCATGGTCTTTATGAACAAAAAGATTCACCAGTATCAAGTTTACGTCGTGATAGTGCTgaactttttataaaagaagTTATTCCATCTCTTGTATTGACATTTGTTATACCAGTATGGATTGATGGTGGAATAAGTTCATTAGTATGTATAAGAGATGAACTTATGGTTGCAACTAAAACAAGTATTATTATAAGACAACGATGGGAAGGTTCTACTAATCGTGATTACTCATTAGATCTTAAAAGAATTCCATTTAGTGTTGATCAACAAATATCAACAGTTGCTGTGCCAATaactgataataatatttatgtaacAGATATTGAATATTCTCCATTAGTTGGAGGTTTTGCAATTGTTCTTAGTAATGGTAAAGCGGCATTTTTAACTGCTcaatcattaaaatttgatccaaATCAAGTACAAGGTATATGGGCTAAAGATTTAGATGATGCAACGTGTGCTGCCGTTAATCATAAATATAGATTGATTGCATTTGGATGTAAAAATTCACATGGAGTTGTCTATTATGTTGATGAAACAACTGGTAGTCTTGAAGTATCTCATACACTTTGTTTATCCTCAAAAGACTATCCAGGTAAACCTGGTAGTGTAACATGTCTCAGATGGACACCTGATAGCTGCGCTATTGCTTTAGCTTGGGATACTGGAGGTTTAGCTATTTGGAGTACATTTGGAGCACTTTTACTCTGTACATTAAAATGGGATTATGGTTTACATGTTGATCTTACTCGTGATAATCCTCTCTGTGTTCATACAATG gaaTGGTCAGCTGAAGGTTATCAATTATGGATGCTCAGAGAATCCCCAAATTGTTTGTCAATAAAACAAGAAAATAATGTAAATCAACTCTCGGATAATCAAAAATGTTCATTAGTTCAATTAGATTTTGTAAAAAGTCCCCTGACAGTAAATCCATGCATG ggaCATCATGGGCATTTATATCTCCAAGGTGAAGATCGTTTATATCTTAATTTAGGTGGTGTAGCAACAGATACACCAAGTTTTCATTTAGGAAATGATATTTCAAATGATACAACTTGTCAAACATTAGCCGGATCGAAACAGTGGTTAGTAGTTCCAATACCAAGTGTATATAGTGGTTCAAATTGGCCAATTcga tataCAGCAATAGACAATGAAGGACAAAATATTGCTGTTGCTGGACGAACAGGATTAGCACATTATTCTTTATCATCacgtaaatggaaactttttGGTAATGAAAGTCaagaaaaagattttatagTTACTGGTGGTATTTTATGGCATCGAGGATTCATGATTGCCAGTAGTTATTCTATTATTGAAGATAAAGATGAAATAAGAATTTATCCACGAGACACAAGATTGgataataattatgttaaaAGTATCAGAATGCCGTCACAAGTATTACTTGTTAATACAATGAAAGATAAACTTGTTACATTTTGTGCAAATGCTCAAGTCAGTATATTTGATATGACACTTGAAGGTATTGAAGGTGTAGGAACTATTGAATTAACAAGAACCCAAATTGTTGATATTGGTGGACTATGTGTACATCCAGCTTGTGTTGTTAGTGCAACATTAACTACAATACGAGCTGAAACAGCTGGTAGTCATCCACATcctgaaagtttaattttaaatgtgtCTGGAAAACTTTTAATGGTACAACGTGAATATTGTACCGATGATAATACTCAAGTt ttaTTTACATGTGGATCTCCAAATGTTTTGGCTTCttgtgttgaaaatttttgggtaCCTTGGCAATCAATAAGAGATAAACCACATCTTACAGAAGCATTGTGGTTATTTTGTGGTGCTCACGGAATGAGAGTTTGGTTACCATTATTTCCTCGTAATCATCAGGACAATGCTCATACATTTATGAGTAAAAGAATAATGTTGccatttgatttaaaaatttatccacTGGCAATACTTTTTGAAGATGCTATTATTCTTGGTGCTGAAAATGATACTGTTTTATATACATCAGACAGTAATTCACCATTTTCATTACCCTTTAGTTTACTTGAATTGACAAGTCAAGTTTATCTTCATAAAATACTTGGGCAACTTATTCATCGTAATCTTGGTTATCATGCATGGGAAATAGCAAGATCATGTGTATCATTACCATATTTTTCACATTCATTGGAATTATTACTTCACGAGGTACTTGAAGAAGAAGCAACAAGTAAAGAACCATTACCAGATGCTCAATTACCAAGTGTTGTTGAATTTATACGTGAATTTCCTGGTGTATGGGCAAGAGCAGTTGTACAATGTGCACGTAAAACAGAAATAGCACTGTGGCCTTATTTGTTTTCAGTTGCTGGTTCACCTAAACAATTATTACAAGATTGTTTACAGCGACAACAATTAGATACTGCTGctagttatttaattattcttcaaaATTTAGAACCATCATCAGTAAGTAGACAACATGCAACATTATTACTTGATGCGGCATTAGAACAAGGAAGATGGGAATTATCGCGTGACTTGGTACGTTTTCTTCGTGCAATTGATCCAAATGATGTTGAATCACCTCGAACTTCATGGGGCGGTACTGCCAGTAGTAAATTATCATCAGGTCCACCTCCGACCCCATCAGTATCACCACATGAAGAAGATCTTTCATTAGTTCTTGGAACAATGCAAGTATCTCGTAGTCGTAGTTATAGTACAACAGTAAATCCTAAATTGCAATATAATAacgatataataaataaagatcaTCCACCACCACCTTCATCAATGTTGGAAAAAACACGTAATGCAGTATTACGACGTAAAAAATCTGTACCAAAtattaaaactgaaaaaaatattaataatattaataataataataaagaatcaTCTGctgaagaattttttattgatgttaTATTACAGAGACACGCAAGACGTTTACTTTCAGCACGTAGACTTGCTGATTTAGGACATTTTGCTGCACGTTTAGATTTTCATTTAGTTACTTGGTTAGCCAGAGAACGTGAAAGAGCTGCTAAAATTGATGATTTTGTTGTTGCTCTTAAAGCTGTTCATGAAGATTTTTCATTTCCTTATCCtactttatcattatcaaatattgaaaaattacgaAGACCTAGTCAAACTATGTCTACTAGATCACGATCCATTGAATATACTGAAAATGATACACAAACAACTACAacatttacaaataatataaatatcaataataataatatatcagcattaacaacaacaacaacagatTTACCAGCAGATAGTGGTTATACTAGTTTACCAAGTGTTAGGCCACTTTATGGAGGTTTAATGTCATCAGTATCAGCAACAATCCTTGAAACACAGTTTCCTATTGTTGAAACAAAATTAACGCCTAGAGTACATCATGATACTACAAGTGTACTAAGTGATACCAGTACTATATGGCGTGATGATGTTGATTCAATTGTTGGAACTTGTTGGGTTTCCAATGATACAATCGAACCaacagaaataattaattcaacgTCACTATGTGGTCCTACAAGTCGAGCTCAAATTCAAGTTAGATATCttcttcaattatttttggaaGCCGGTTGTGTTGGATGGGCAGCTGTATTAACAACTATGCTAAAAGATGCTTCAGCAATGGCAAGAACTATACGAGCAGCTCATGCTCCTATGCAAACATTAGattcaataataaatcttCGCGATGGAATTCTTACTCTAACGAAATGGTCACAATCTGAatg tcttgGATACAGAGCATTTGTGTCTGGAATTCAAAGCCAAACCTCATTGCTCAATCGTTTAATTGTTGTaaaacaacaacagcagcaacaacaacaacaacaacaacaacaacaactgcaacaacaacaacaattaaTTCAACAGCAAGAACAACATGTACGGCATCAGACAGAACAAGATATTGTTGATAGTCGATCATCGAGTCCCACCCCTTCATTTGGAAGCAATCAACGTGCAAATATTTCACGTTCAAGACATTCATCAGTAAGTCATGCTTCTACAGCTGCTGTTGCTTCTACTATTGATGCAACGACAACAACAACATCACCAACAATAACAGTGCCagaagacaaaaaatttttggataatAAAGTGTTTTCGTCTACAAGCAAAGAGACAAATCGTGTTGGTAGTAACtatgaaaatattgataatgatCCTCAGCAACAGTCAACTTGTGTAAtctcttaa